In Leishmania braziliensis MHOM/BR/75/M2904 complete genome, chromosome 31, one genomic interval encodes:
- a CDS encoding diphthine synthase-like protein — protein MFTLVGIGLGDASDITMKGMNAVKEADIVFLEAYTSFLINNNAEELAGIYGKPVIIADREMVESGVVLDNAKVKKVVLLVVGDVFGATTHSDLIVRCNEQGIESKVVHNASIINAVGCCGLQLYRFGQVISLCFWTETWRPDSWYERLRSNRAAGIHTLVLLDIKVKEISDENLARGRKIYEPPRYMSIKQAVEQILEVEGYKQGGAVAADGSTFAVGVARVGSASQQVVAGTMKDLLSVDFGAPLHSLVIAGDVHECELEHVNLFWMTKQ, from the coding sequence ATGTTCACCTTGGTCGGGATTGGCCTTGGCGATGCCTCCGACATCACTATGAAGGGCATGAACGCTGTCAAGGAGGCGGATATTGTTTTTCTAGAGGCCTACACCTCTTTCCTCATTAACAACAATGCAGAGGAGCTGGCTGGCATCTACGGCAAACCCGTTATCATTGCCGACAGAGAGATGGTGGAGAGCGGGGTTGTTCTGGACAACGCGAAGGTGAAGAAAGTGGTTCTTCTTGTTGTCGGCGACGTTTTTGGTGCGACAACGCATTCGGACCTGATTGTGCGCTGCAACGAGCAGGGAATTGAGAGCAAAGTCGTCCACAATGCCTCCATCATTAACGCTGTGGGTTGTTGTGGTCTGCAGCTTTACAGGTTTGGCCAAGTCATTTCCCTGTGTTTCTGGACAGAGACGTGGCGTCCAGACTCCTGGTACGAGCGTCTACGGAGCAACAGAGCTGCCGGGATTCACACTTTAGTGCTCCTCGACATCAAGGTAAAGGAGATCTCTGACGAGAATCTTGCGCGTGGGCGCAAGATCTACGAGCCACCACGCTACATGTCGATCAAGCAGGCCGTTGAGCAGAtcctggaggtggaggggtaCAAGCAGGGTGGCGCTGTAGCTGCAGATGGCTCGACGTTCGCGGTGGGTGTAGCACGCGTCGGCTCTGCATCTCAGCAAGTGGTAGCGGGTACGATGAAGGATCTGCTCAGTGTTGACTTCGGCGCGCCGTTGCACTCCCTCGTCATCGCCGGTGACGTGCACGAGTGCGAGCTGGAGCACGTTAATCTTTTTTGGATGACAAAGCAGTGA
- a CDS encoding thiolase protein-like protein: protein MHSTRHVLRQRAVFVTGVRTPFVKSFGALMKADTLQLASASVAGLLNKTSLDPNEIDHIVWGNVVLQGNAHNCAREIVIDLNLPKKITGNLTSMACASGLSSLAQACMLVEGGHADVVIAGGSDSVSNAEVPLPRSVTHGMMMAQKKGIMGFFKEAGYNPSKWFPSGVALTERSTGKTMGWHGDVIAELNNISRKDQEALAVTSHANAVLAERAGYFKDEVVPVTVDKGGRKTEVMLDDVLQRDTDKMKDKMPTLKPTFRKDKGTITAATSSTLTDGGSAMLVMSEEKAKKLGYQTDVSVKSCYFSGIDPYPQLLLAPVLGWGPALKRACLTPKDIDLYEIHEAFAAQVLATIKCLRSQEFFSRYASGSKPVLMEDIDRSKLNVNGGSLALGHPFAATGGRIVTSLANELRRSGKRHGLVSICAAGGLGGVAILEHTPSGRIAIDVFAVLVSFLWYCRSPYTRHCISLSLTFHSTVFSVESVSARMI from the coding sequence ATGCATTCGACTCGCCATGTTTTGCGTCAACGGGCGGTCTTCGTCACGGGTGTGAGGACGCCGTTTGTCAAGTCCTTTGGTGCTCTGATGAAGGCAGACAccctgcagctggccagcGCCTCCGTAGCTGGACTTCTCAACAAGACGTCGTTGGATCCCAATGAAATTGATCACATCGTGTGGGGAAACGTTGTGCTTCAAGGAAACGCACACAACTGCGCACGTGAGATAGTGATTGATCTTAACTTGCCGAAGAAAATCACCGGGAATCTCACAAGTATGGCATGTGCGAGTGGGCTCAGCTCGCTCGCACAGGCATGCATGCTGGTCGAGGGTGGGCATGCTGATGTTGTCATtgccggtggcagcgacagcgtcaGCAACGCAGAGGTTCCACTGCCACGGTCGGTGACTCACGGGATGATGATGGCTCAGAAGAAGGGGATTATGGGGTTCTTCAAGGAGGCGGGGTACAATCCGTCCAAGTGGTTTCCAAGCGGCGTTGCACTGACAGAACGGAGCACTGGGAAAACCATGGGGTGGCACGGAGATGTCATTGCGGAGCTGAACAACATCTCGCGCAAGGACCAGGAAGCTCTCGCGGTGACGTCACACGCTAACGCTGTCTTGGCTGAAAGGGCGGGGTACTTCAAAGACGAAGTTGTCCCGGTCACGGTTGATAAAGGAGGCAGGAAAACCGAGGTGATGCTCGACGACGTTCTGCAACGCGACACCGATAAAATGAAAGACAAGATGCCGACGCTGAAGCCAACCTTTCGCAAAGACAAGGGAACAATCACGGCTGCCACGTCAAGCACCTTGACAGACGGAGGTAGCGCGATGCTTGTCATGTCCGAGGAGAAAGCAAAGAAGCTCGGATACCAGACTGACGTTTCTGTCAAGAGCTGCTACTTCTCCGGAATAGACCCTTatccgcagctcctccttgccCCTGTTCTCGGGTGGGGCCCAGCGCTGAAGAGAGCGTGTCTGACACCGAAGGACATAGATCTCTACGAGATTCATGAGGCCTTCGCGGCTCAGGTGCTCGCAACGATCAAGTGCCTACGGTCGCAGGAGTTCTTCAGCAGGTATGCTAGCGGCTCCAAACCTGTTCTCATGGAGGATATTGACCGATCGAAGCTGAATGTGAATGGGGGATCTCTGGCATTGGGCCACCCGTTCGCTGCAACTGGTGGTCGGATCGTGACTTCACTTGCCAACGAGCTGCGACGGTCCGGCAAGCGTCACGGGCTTGTGAGCATTTGCGCTGCTGGGGGTCTCGGTGGTGTTGCCATTCTAGAGCACACCCCAAGTGGGAGGATTGCAATCGACGTCTTCGCGGTACttgtttctttcctttgGTATTGTCGAAGCCCATACACGAGGCATTGcatttccctttctctcactTTTCATTCTACCGTCTTTTCGGTTGAAAGTGTATCAGCAAGAATGATATGA
- a CDS encoding putative cytochrome c oxidase VIII (COX VIII) has translation MLRRTVPAVSFTASHRALMMRPSRPLLGGDMHSTDRFKAAWDEIPLHMLGASHKQMFEWYWRAMYQLGLRDPYRFTKLRSMINWAGFFSFLYLTYISVFYSSFYHVYMMDWPEHFKRENAREYALSHGHDVWAGDGKFIRPYFHINPPMLTMTAEDI, from the coding sequence atgctgcgccgcaccgtcCCCGCCGTGAGCTTCACGGCGTCACACCGCGCTCTCATGATGCGTCCcagccgccccctcctcggCGGTGACATGCACTCTACCGACCGCTTCAAGGCTGCCTGGGACGAAATCCCGTTGCACATGCTGGGCGCCTCCCATAAGCAGATGTTTGAGTGGTACTGGCGTGCCATGTACCAGCTCGGTTTGCGAGATCCCTACCGCTTCACCAAGCTGCGCTCCATGATCAACTGGGCTGgctttttctccttcctgTACCTGACCTATATTTCTGTCTTCTACTCATCCTTCTACCACGTGTATATGATGGACTGGCCGGAGCACTTCAAGCGTGAGAACGCCCGCGAGTACGCCCTCTCGCACGGCCACGATGTGTGGGCTGGCGACGGCAAGTTCATTCGCCCGTACTTCCACATCAACCCGCCGATGCTGACGATGACGGCGGAGG